One segment of Macrotis lagotis isolate mMagLag1 chromosome 1, bilby.v1.9.chrom.fasta, whole genome shotgun sequence DNA contains the following:
- the GINS3 gene encoding DNA replication complex GINS protein PSF3 isoform X2 has protein sequence MSEAYFPVESGALGPEENFLSLDDILMSHEKLPARAETLLPRLGALFLDRGGGGEERDGEFGIPEGSKLELPLWLAKGLYDNKRRILSVELPKIYKEGWRIVFSADANVVDLHRMGPHYYAFGSQLLHFDNLENTDISNTLLQTFIGRFRRIMDSSQNAYNEDTSSLVARLDELERGLFQTGQKGLNDFQCWEKGQASQITASCLVQNYKKRKFTDLEG, from the exons ATGTCCGAGGCCTACTTCCCGGTGGAGTCGGGGGCGCTGGGGCCCGAGGAGAACTTCCTGTCCCTCGACGACATCCTGATGTCCCACGAGAAGCTGCCGGCGCGCGCCGAGACGCTCCTGCCCCGGCTGGGGGCGCTGTTTTTGgaccgcggcggcggcggcgaagAAAGAGACGGCGAGTTCGGCATCCCTGAG GGCTCCAAATTGGAACTCCCTCTGTGGCTGGCAAAAGGACTCTATGACAACAAAAGAAGGATACTTTCTGTGGAACTCCCCAAGATTTATAAAGAAGGGTGGAGGATAGTGTTTAGTGCTGATGCAAATGTGGTTGACCTCCATAGAATGGGCCCCCATTATTATGCTTTTGGCTCTCAACTCCTCCACTTCGACAATCTAGAGAATACTGATATATCTAACACTCTCTTACAG ACATTTATTGGACGTTTCCGCCGAATCATGGACTCTTCTCAGAATGCCTACAACGAAGACACCTCCAGCCTGGTTGCCCGCCTGGATGAGCTGGAGAGGGGTTTGTTTCAAACAGGCCAGAAAGGGCTGAATGACTTCCAGTGCTGGGAGAAGGGTCAAGCTTCTCAGATCACAGCCTCTTGCCTGGTTCAGAATTACAAGAAGAGAAAATTCACTGACCTGGAAGGCTGA